A single genomic interval of Hyphomicrobium methylovorum harbors:
- a CDS encoding type II and III secretion system protein family protein, with translation MRALNTLLQRSAACALAVLVPAMLIAIPVALAGPQSGSPQSAREMASAGQHQSFIRVGEEGRRDIKIGLGKSVLLEFPRDVRDVMVSNPSAVDAVVLSSNRVFLLARKVGEANAFFFDSSGEQFATMEIYVERETAGIESLLNRLIPGSRIKVEMLNQSVVLTGSVKNPTDSVRAADLARQFANVQYDVSNKSKQTEGIAISTDAQSQTSTQDTVINMLTVEAEEQVMLKVTVAEVKRTLLKQLGVNLGGMLQSGSFATTLLTANSFPISSSQGLGQLPAFGLSTAASGACAAGAMCVYNSGPGTNSVGNSGLISGWGNGSNNIQSAIRALERDGLIRTLAEPNLTAISGEPAEFLAGGEVPYVTGIDTQSGVSSVAFKKFGVQLSFTPVVLTEGRISLKIDTSVSDIANYIANNPVFDTRQAKTVVELPSGGSLALAGLISTKMQHNIDGFPGAKDIPILGTLFRSRDFQNEESELVVIVTPYLVQPVSRQQLATPTDGLYPATDLKADFLGHLNRIYGKGENAPSGGLKGDYGFIVE, from the coding sequence ATGCGCGCCCTAAATACTCTCCTGCAGCGCTCTGCTGCATGCGCACTCGCTGTGCTCGTGCCGGCGATGCTTATCGCCATTCCAGTTGCTCTGGCGGGGCCCCAATCGGGCTCGCCACAGTCGGCGCGCGAAATGGCCTCAGCTGGTCAGCACCAGTCCTTCATCCGTGTCGGTGAAGAGGGCCGTCGAGATATAAAGATCGGCTTGGGCAAGTCGGTTCTTCTCGAATTTCCGCGCGATGTGCGCGACGTGATGGTGTCGAACCCGTCGGCTGTCGATGCCGTGGTTCTCAGCTCCAACCGCGTTTTTCTTCTCGCGCGGAAAGTCGGCGAGGCAAACGCTTTCTTCTTTGATTCCTCGGGCGAGCAATTCGCGACGATGGAAATCTACGTTGAGCGTGAGACCGCCGGGATTGAAAGCCTGCTGAACCGGCTGATCCCCGGTTCGCGCATCAAAGTCGAGATGCTCAATCAGTCCGTCGTGCTCACGGGCTCGGTCAAGAATCCGACGGACTCGGTACGCGCGGCCGATCTCGCCCGGCAGTTTGCCAACGTCCAATACGATGTTTCGAACAAGTCGAAGCAAACGGAAGGGATTGCGATTTCGACCGACGCGCAATCGCAGACGTCCACGCAGGATACCGTCATCAACATGCTCACGGTGGAAGCCGAAGAGCAGGTGATGCTCAAGGTTACCGTTGCCGAAGTGAAGCGCACGCTGCTCAAGCAGTTGGGTGTCAACCTTGGTGGCATGCTTCAATCCGGAAGCTTCGCGACAACGCTTCTGACAGCGAACTCATTCCCGATTTCGTCCTCCCAGGGCCTTGGCCAGCTGCCAGCGTTCGGACTTTCGACAGCTGCCAGCGGCGCATGCGCGGCAGGAGCGATGTGCGTTTATAACTCTGGCCCCGGTACGAACTCGGTTGGCAACAGCGGTTTGATTTCCGGCTGGGGCAACGGCAGCAACAACATTCAATCGGCAATCCGCGCGCTCGAGCGCGACGGTCTGATCCGTACGCTTGCAGAACCCAACCTCACTGCAATTTCGGGTGAACCTGCAGAGTTTCTGGCGGGTGGCGAAGTGCCTTACGTCACCGGAATCGATACGCAGTCGGGTGTCAGTTCGGTCGCGTTCAAGAAATTCGGCGTGCAGTTGAGCTTTACGCCGGTTGTTCTGACCGAAGGGCGCATCAGCCTCAAGATCGATACGAGCGTCAGCGATATTGCGAACTACATCGCGAACAATCCGGTGTTCGATACCCGCCAGGCGAAGACTGTCGTCGAACTGCCGTCCGGTGGATCGCTGGCTCTTGCTGGTTTGATCTCGACGAAGATGCAGCACAACATCGACGGCTTCCCCGGTGCGAAGGACATTCCGATCCTCGGTACGCTGTTCCGCAGCCGCGATTTCCAGAATGAAGAGTCCGAGCTCGTCGTCATCGTCACGCCGTATCTCGTGCAGCCCGTTTCGCGTCAGCAGCTCGCAACGCCGACGGACGGTCTCTATCCGGCGACCGATCTCAAGGCAGACTTCCTTGGCCATCTCAATCGGATCTACGGCAAGGGCGAGAACGCTCCTTCTGGCGGTCTGAAGGGCGATTACGGCTTTATCGTCGAATAA
- a CDS encoding CpaD family pilus assembly protein: protein MSSEITNIREPHGARMVWAKVVALAILPLLGGCQHDRAGPQVAGWQLIDPEQRHPILVSQQPANLNLSVARGSSGLTSAQRGRVVDFISRNRAGDAGNSRFVIAAPGGSANEGAALDAAEDVRRLMLSSGYSESSISIEAYHANTREAPLRISYMRYVADAPDCGLNWSENLARAYQNTPYPNMGCSGQRNLAVMVANPADLLGPRTMSPRDSNRRDDMYGKYVKGETLGAKEEVTKVRIAD, encoded by the coding sequence ATGAGCAGCGAAATTACAAATATCCGCGAACCTCATGGTGCCCGCATGGTGTGGGCCAAGGTTGTCGCCCTCGCTATTCTTCCGCTTCTGGGAGGGTGCCAGCACGATCGCGCAGGACCGCAGGTTGCGGGCTGGCAGTTGATTGATCCGGAGCAGCGTCACCCGATTTTGGTTTCGCAGCAGCCGGCCAATCTCAATCTCAGCGTGGCCAGAGGATCGAGCGGTTTGACGTCGGCTCAGCGGGGACGCGTGGTCGATTTCATCAGTCGCAATCGCGCGGGTGACGCTGGCAATAGCCGCTTCGTCATTGCAGCGCCGGGAGGGTCTGCGAATGAAGGCGCGGCGCTTGACGCGGCCGAGGATGTCCGTCGGCTGATGCTGTCCAGCGGATATTCGGAATCGTCGATCTCGATCGAAGCGTATCACGCGAATACGCGCGAAGCGCCGCTACGGATCTCGTACATGCGCTATGTCGCCGATGCGCCCGACTGCGGATTGAACTGGTCCGAAAATCTGGCGCGCGCCTACCAGAACACGCCTTACCCCAACATGGGATGTTCGGGTCAGCGAAATCTCGCGGTCATGGTTGCGAACCCGGCCGATCTTCTTGGCCCACGCACGATGAGCCCGCGCGATTCAAACCGTCGCGATGACATGTACGGCAAGTATGTGAAGGGCGAGACGCTCGGGGCGAAAGAAGAAGTGACGAAGGTCCGAATCGCGGATTGA
- a CDS encoding AAA family ATPase, which translates to MAQNAQSYDGGDIIDDGGLELHPSDRARPIPRISIQAFCDDPNVADTLQFAADDRRLAKAHLSVHMGGIAAAISHYMDSPTPNLIIIDSNLSGGQLIEELDRLAESCDPGTKVIVVGRHNDVLFYRELLKRGVGEYLVAPVTPIGVMESISNLYNNPDTDPVGHVFAFIGAKGGVGSSTICHNVAWTMSETLNTNVTIADLDLAFGTTGLDFNQDPVQGIADALAAPERLDDQLLDRLLTKCSERLSIFAAPVVIDRDYEISPDACDAVLDVVRQNVPFVAVDLPHGWSVWTKRVLLQADEVVITAVPDLANLRNAKNIVDLLKTSRKNDSKPHIILNMANVPKRQEITLKEFEQALDLKVMSVIDNDYETFSQAANNGQMIAELNPKAKATEKFLEIAQKVTRRGVKIEKPNSRLGAIAPFLDKLKLKR; encoded by the coding sequence ATGGCCCAGAACGCGCAATCCTACGACGGTGGAGACATCATCGACGATGGGGGGCTGGAATTGCACCCGAGCGATCGTGCGCGTCCCATCCCGCGCATTTCGATCCAGGCATTCTGCGACGATCCAAACGTGGCGGATACGTTACAGTTTGCGGCCGATGATCGGCGGCTGGCGAAGGCGCATCTCAGCGTCCACATGGGTGGCATCGCGGCGGCGATCAGCCACTATATGGATAGCCCGACGCCGAACCTCATCATCATCGACAGCAATCTCTCCGGCGGACAGCTGATCGAAGAGCTTGATCGGCTCGCAGAGAGCTGCGACCCCGGAACGAAGGTGATCGTGGTTGGCCGCCACAACGACGTTCTTTTCTATCGTGAGCTATTGAAACGCGGCGTCGGTGAATACCTCGTTGCGCCGGTCACGCCGATTGGCGTGATGGAGAGCATCTCCAATCTCTACAATAATCCCGACACCGATCCGGTCGGGCATGTCTTTGCTTTCATCGGCGCAAAGGGCGGCGTTGGCTCTTCGACGATCTGCCATAACGTTGCTTGGACGATGTCGGAGACATTGAACACGAACGTTACGATTGCGGATCTCGATCTGGCGTTTGGCACCACGGGTCTCGATTTCAATCAGGATCCTGTTCAGGGCATTGCCGACGCGTTGGCGGCGCCAGAACGCCTCGACGATCAATTGCTGGATCGCTTGCTGACGAAATGCTCCGAGCGGCTTTCGATCTTCGCGGCGCCAGTCGTTATCGATCGCGACTACGAAATTTCGCCGGATGCGTGCGATGCGGTTCTCGATGTGGTGCGCCAGAACGTACCGTTCGTCGCCGTGGATCTTCCACATGGGTGGTCGGTCTGGACGAAGCGTGTGCTGCTGCAAGCGGACGAGGTGGTGATCACCGCGGTTCCCGATCTTGCAAACCTCCGCAACGCGAAAAACATCGTCGATCTGTTGAAGACCTCGCGGAAGAACGACAGCAAGCCGCATATCATTCTCAATATGGCGAACGTGCCGAAGCGTCAGGAAATCACGCTCAAGGAGTTCGAGCAGGCGCTTGATCTCAAGGTAATGAGCGTCATCGACAACGACTACGAAACGTTCAGTCAGGCCGCCAACAACGGGCAGATGATCGCAGAGCTCAATCCGAAGGCAAAAGCCACGGAGAAGTTCCTCGAAATCGCGCAGAAGGTCACGCGGCGCGGCGTCAAAATCGAAAAGCCAAATTCACGTCTCGGTGCAATCGCGCCGTTTCTCGATAAGTTGAAGCTCAAGCGTTAA
- a CDS encoding CpaF family protein, whose translation MFGRRSNDPVTPVRVGVPVSTPNSPAAVAEPRQAAPAAPAKQPKPEPVEEVRRKHSEEYYDVKTTVFNALIDSIDLTQLAKLDTTAAREEIRDIVSEIIQIKNVVMSIAEQEELLEDICNDVLGYGPLEPLLSRDDIADIMVNGAGATFIEVNGKVIKTSVRFADNQQLMNICQRIVSQVGRRVDESSPICDARLPDGSRVNVIAPPLAIDGPALTIRKFKKDRLRLEQLVKFGSITPQAKVLLEIVGRVRCNVIISGGTGSGKTTLLNCLTGSIDHDERIITCEDSAELQLQQPHVVRLETRPPNIEGEGEIRMRDLIKNCLRMRPERIIVGEVRGPEAFDLLQAMNTGHDGSMGTLHANSPREALSRLESMIMQGGYSMPVKTIREMICGSVDLIVQASRLRDGSRKITHITEVLGMEEETVTLQNLLVYEVTGEDANGKLIGHHRSTGIARPRLWERAEYYNETERLARALAESEIMDNNGNPLGDRNG comes from the coding sequence ATGTTCGGCAGGCGTTCGAACGATCCCGTTACTCCGGTGCGTGTTGGCGTTCCGGTTTCTACACCGAATTCGCCGGCAGCTGTTGCTGAGCCGCGGCAAGCGGCGCCTGCTGCGCCAGCGAAGCAGCCGAAGCCCGAGCCCGTGGAAGAGGTGCGTCGCAAGCATTCTGAAGAGTACTACGACGTTAAAACGACGGTGTTCAACGCGCTGATCGACTCGATCGATCTGACCCAGCTTGCGAAGCTGGATACGACGGCGGCACGCGAAGAAATCCGCGACATCGTTAGCGAGATCATTCAGATCAAGAACGTCGTGATGTCGATCGCTGAGCAGGAAGAACTGCTCGAAGACATCTGCAACGACGTTCTCGGATACGGGCCGCTGGAGCCGCTGCTTTCGCGTGACGACATCGCTGACATCATGGTCAACGGTGCGGGTGCTACGTTTATCGAAGTCAACGGCAAGGTCATCAAGACAAGCGTGCGCTTCGCCGACAATCAGCAGCTGATGAATATCTGTCAGCGAATTGTCAGCCAAGTTGGACGTCGGGTTGATGAATCCAGTCCGATCTGCGACGCGCGTCTTCCTGACGGGTCGCGCGTCAACGTCATTGCGCCGCCGCTTGCGATCGATGGCCCAGCTCTGACGATCCGAAAATTCAAGAAGGATCGCTTGCGCCTCGAGCAGCTCGTCAAGTTCGGGTCGATCACGCCGCAAGCGAAGGTGCTTCTCGAAATCGTTGGCCGTGTGCGCTGCAATGTTATCATTTCGGGCGGCACGGGCTCCGGTAAAACGACGCTGTTGAACTGCCTTACCGGTTCGATCGATCACGACGAGCGCATTATCACATGCGAAGACTCTGCGGAACTTCAGCTGCAACAGCCCCATGTTGTGCGGCTTGAAACACGGCCGCCGAATATCGAAGGGGAAGGTGAGATTCGCATGCGCGATCTCATCAAGAACTGCCTGCGTATGCGACCTGAGCGGATTATCGTCGGTGAGGTCCGCGGACCGGAAGCATTCGATCTTCTGCAGGCGATGAACACGGGCCACGATGGCTCAATGGGTACGCTACACGCGAATAGTCCGCGCGAAGCTCTGAGCCGTCTTGAATCCATGATTATGCAAGGCGGCTATTCGATGCCTGTAAAAACCATACGCGAGATGATCTGCGGGTCTGTCGACCTCATCGTGCAGGCGTCGCGCCTTCGTGATGGTTCGCGAAAGATTACGCACATCACCGAAGTTCTCGGCATGGAAGAGGAAACGGTGACGCTGCAAAATCTGCTCGTTTACGAGGTGACGGGCGAAGATGCGAATGGCAAGCTGATCGGACATCACCGCTCTACAGGTATCGCGCGCCCACGCCTCTGGGAGCGCGCGGAATACTACAACGAGACCGAACGCCTTGCGCGCGCCTTGGCGGAATCGGAAATAATGGACAACAACGGCAATCCTTTAGGCGATCGCAATGGGTGA
- a CDS encoding type II secretion system F family protein yields MGDGSLISLLVPLFAALAFAGGVYAIAFPYFSGDRQKDKRFESVVGGNRRTSGVLGEIQNNRKRSVAETLKEMEERQKSDKKVTMGLRLERAGLTQSPRDFYIISATVGLVLAGVAMFLLDAPLPVAIVALFVGSFGLPRWILNRMIRRRQAKFTAQLANAIDVVVRGVKSGLPLNECLQVIARESGEPLAGEFKNLVEQQRLGVPLSEGLDRMCQTMPISEVRFLAIVIGIQQQAGGNLSEALSNLSSVLRDRHMLAMKVKALSAEAKASAMVLASLPPGVMFMVFVTTPDYIMPLFTTTTGNFLLAAGAMWMSFGILIMKKMINFKF; encoded by the coding sequence ATGGGTGATGGCAGCTTGATTTCCTTGCTGGTGCCGCTCTTCGCGGCGCTTGCGTTTGCCGGCGGTGTTTACGCAATTGCGTTTCCGTACTTTTCCGGGGATCGCCAGAAGGACAAGCGTTTCGAATCTGTTGTCGGTGGCAACCGTCGCACCAGCGGAGTTCTTGGAGAGATCCAGAACAACCGCAAGCGTTCGGTTGCTGAAACGCTGAAGGAGATGGAGGAGCGACAGAAGTCCGACAAGAAAGTGACGATGGGCTTGCGCCTGGAGCGCGCGGGTCTGACGCAAAGCCCGCGTGATTTCTACATCATCAGCGCGACCGTTGGCCTGGTCTTGGCTGGTGTCGCGATGTTCCTGTTAGACGCGCCACTACCCGTTGCGATCGTTGCGCTATTTGTCGGCAGCTTTGGTCTTCCGCGCTGGATTCTCAATCGGATGATACGGCGGCGCCAGGCGAAGTTTACCGCTCAGCTGGCCAACGCGATCGACGTTGTCGTTCGCGGCGTCAAGTCTGGTTTGCCGCTCAACGAATGTTTGCAGGTGATTGCGCGCGAAAGCGGCGAGCCGCTGGCGGGCGAGTTCAAAAATCTCGTTGAGCAGCAGAGGTTGGGTGTGCCGCTCAGCGAGGGACTTGATCGTATGTGCCAAACGATGCCGATTTCGGAGGTGCGCTTTCTTGCAATCGTCATCGGCATTCAGCAGCAGGCGGGCGGCAATCTTTCGGAAGCGCTTTCCAACTTGTCGAGTGTTCTGCGCGACCGCCACATGCTGGCGATGAAGGTCAAGGCCCTTTCTGCTGAAGCGAAAGCTTCGGCCATGGTTTTGGCATCGTTGCCACCAGGCGTGATGTTCATGGTTTTCGTGACGACGCCCGACTACATCATGCCGCTGTTTACAACAACTACGGGCAACTTCTTGTTGGCAGCCGGAGCGATGTGGATGTCGTTCGGCATTCTCATCATGAAGAAGATGATCAACTTTAAATTCTAG
- a CDS encoding type II secretion system F family protein — translation MSDFIDIVMNPQFIVTMLAALCVFATVLTVAMPMLQRDQMNRRMKEMAIERSKMRSVRLADMAAKERQGAGRLRYTSKGFMQRIVDELRLRERFDNDEIRENLKRAGLRGEGNIVRFMFFRVVAPIAMFFFALFYLYFVYETDYPPMINAGIAFGAGFLGFYVPNMFISNRVQKRQQSIQQAFPDALDMLLICVQSGMSVEAAFGKVGKEIAPQSIELAEEMTLTTAELSYLQDRRQAYDNLAKRTGLPGVKGVATALAQAERYGTPVGQALRTMAKENREIRQSEAERKAAALPPKLTVPMIVFFLPVLFIVILGPAAMSYMALDK, via the coding sequence ATGAGCGACTTCATCGATATCGTCATGAACCCGCAGTTCATCGTGACGATGCTTGCTGCGCTGTGTGTGTTCGCGACCGTGCTGACCGTTGCCATGCCGATGTTGCAGCGGGATCAGATGAACCGCCGCATGAAGGAAATGGCAATCGAGCGCAGCAAGATGCGTTCGGTGCGCCTTGCGGATATGGCGGCGAAGGAGCGGCAAGGCGCAGGCCGCCTGCGGTATACGTCCAAAGGCTTCATGCAGCGCATCGTTGATGAATTGCGGCTGCGCGAGCGTTTCGATAACGACGAAATCCGCGAGAACTTGAAGCGCGCTGGTTTGCGCGGTGAAGGCAATATCGTGCGCTTCATGTTCTTCCGCGTGGTTGCGCCGATTGCGATGTTCTTCTTTGCGCTGTTCTATTTGTACTTCGTCTACGAGACCGATTACCCGCCGATGATCAACGCCGGTATTGCATTCGGTGCGGGGTTTCTCGGCTTTTACGTGCCGAATATGTTCATCTCGAACCGTGTGCAGAAGCGCCAACAATCGATCCAGCAGGCGTTTCCCGACGCGCTCGATATGCTTTTGATCTGCGTGCAGTCGGGCATGTCGGTCGAGGCGGCATTTGGTAAAGTTGGCAAAGAAATCGCACCGCAGTCGATCGAGCTTGCCGAAGAAATGACGCTGACAACGGCGGAACTTTCGTATCTGCAGGACCGTCGGCAGGCTTACGATAATCTCGCAAAGCGCACAGGTCTGCCGGGCGTGAAGGGCGTTGCAACGGCGCTGGCTCAGGCTGAACGCTACGGTACGCCGGTAGGCCAGGCGCTTCGGACGATGGCCAAGGAGAACCGCGAAATTCGTCAATCGGAAGCGGAACGCAAGGCCGCCGCGTTGCCGCCGAAGCTGACGGTGCCGATGATCGTCTTCTTTCTGCCGGTGCTGTTTATCGTCATTCTTGGACCAGCGGCGATGAGCTACATGGCTCTCGATAAATAA
- a CDS encoding tetratricopeptide repeat protein, which yields MRTARPNFAALAYRKAPPFGVLASVTAALMLSACSASPDLLKQVALKSETPAPTESEPKTPQTELQRATTYWGAEYAKKPTEVQPAINYAKNLKALGEKRKALTVLQQASTIHGNDPQLAGEYGRLALELDQVNVASQLLAAADDPTKPDWRVVSARGTVLAKQGKYGEAIPYYERALTIAPDNPSVMSNLAMAHAMMGDPKTAEQILRQASTTQGATPKVRENLALVLGLQGRYEESKSIASSVLQTDVASANASYLKQMVRLDAKTEMPDAKSFAAQTSVARAETPPQPRAAEVQLATAVKPLPASPSLWETTSLSDPVPAAGSSRGF from the coding sequence CCCAATTTCGCTGCCTTAGCATACCGCAAAGCGCCCCCGTTTGGCGTTCTCGCCAGCGTAACCGCCGCACTGATGCTGAGCGCCTGTTCGGCTTCGCCGGACCTCCTAAAGCAGGTCGCGCTGAAGTCTGAAACGCCCGCGCCGACCGAAAGCGAGCCCAAAACGCCGCAAACGGAACTGCAGCGCGCGACCACCTACTGGGGCGCGGAATACGCCAAGAAGCCGACCGAAGTTCAGCCCGCGATCAATTACGCGAAAAACCTGAAAGCGCTCGGCGAAAAGCGTAAAGCGCTCACCGTGCTGCAGCAGGCAAGCACGATTCACGGCAACGATCCCCAGCTCGCAGGCGAATACGGACGCCTTGCGCTGGAACTCGATCAGGTGAACGTCGCGAGCCAGCTTCTCGCAGCAGCCGATGATCCGACGAAGCCTGATTGGCGCGTCGTCTCGGCGCGCGGAACCGTTTTGGCGAAGCAAGGCAAATACGGCGAAGCGATCCCCTATTACGAACGCGCCCTTACGATCGCGCCCGACAACCCGTCGGTTATGAGCAACCTCGCGATGGCTCACGCAATGATGGGCGATCCGAAGACGGCCGAGCAGATCCTCCGCCAGGCTTCAACCACGCAAGGGGCCACGCCGAAAGTCCGCGAGAACCTCGCGCTGGTCCTCGGCCTGCAGGGGCGTTATGAGGAATCGAAATCGATCGCATCCAGCGTTCTGCAAACAGACGTCGCTTCAGCAAACGCCAGCTACCTGAAGCAGATGGTTCGCCTCGATGCAAAGACGGAGATGCCGGACGCCAAGAGCTTCGCGGCTCAAACTTCCGTTGCACGCGCCGAAACCCCGCCACAGCCGCGCGCTGCCGAAGTTCAGTTGGCAACCGCCGTAAAACCGTTGCCCGCGTCTCCGAGCCTCTGGGAGACGACAAGTCTTTCCGATCCGGTGCCTGCCGCTGGCAGCAGCCGCGGCTTCTGA